In one Stegostoma tigrinum isolate sSteTig4 unplaced genomic scaffold, sSteTig4.hap1 scaffold_572, whole genome shotgun sequence genomic region, the following are encoded:
- the LOC132208936 gene encoding putative uncharacterized protein DDB_G0271982, giving the protein RERERERARARGERERARERESARERERERERARERESARERERERERART; this is encoded by the exons cgagagagagagcgcgagagagcgcgagcgcgaggagagcgcgagagagcgcga gagagagagagcgcgagagagagagagcgcgagagagagagagcgcgagagagagagagcgcgagagagagagagcgcgagagagagagagcgcgaacg
- the LOC132208935 gene encoding putative uncharacterized protein DDB_G0271982 yields SQRERECQRERAHARERERASEQEIARESARAPKERGRERETQR; encoded by the exons agccagagagagagagagtgccagagagagagagcgcacgcacgagagagagagcgagcgagcgagcaagAGATCgcac gagagagcgcgagagcgcccAA agagagagggagagagagagagacacagaga